In Aedes albopictus strain Foshan chromosome 3, AalbF5, whole genome shotgun sequence, the genomic window AATCTCCTTACAATTCTAATATGTACATTCAATTCAATTAATTCCTATTGGATAGGACAGTTGCCAGATTCACCCAAATACATGAGACTCCGTCGCAacactcgtgaagcaagcgggtgcgaataaactcacacacggcttactctcggcaccgtgagtaaaccgtttgttgcttttacactcgcgagttgattcacgatgagagtgtttccatctctgcctgGCGGAACCCACAAGGCTAGGCGGCTGTTAACCCCAAAGGTCGGTCGGTAAGTCGGATTTCAGCCAGGTGTTCGGAAAAACGAGAAGGGTGGACCTGAAAAGCAGAAACCGCAGGAGGTGCCAAGCGTAAGAACGGCGAAGcgttcgtcatcaagaccgaacagtcaaaataggggaatcaacgtattttggacacagcgttacgccaatgtattttggacacttccatctGTTTTTGccgtaaatgtcaaaaaaaatattgggtcgttgctgtgtccaaaatacgttggttcccctactcgggacgaatttcgccccaaatcgtattcggagttggcagcaccctctcagattacaatgaaactttctgggtatgtacaccaagactagataagccactttgcatacttagtttcttcaaaatttatctggactgacttttgaaaagggctaaacttttttttatggattttttaaaaatgtttttaatcaaaaaatgactactcctacaaaaaagtgttgtatgggtgattatcacaaaataagtcaaattttaagaaaaaaatactgaaaaaaatccaaaatgagccctacactgaaaaaaatcatttctaaaaattcaaagttgatttaaaaaaaaacaccatttttgattttgatgaaattttgtctcaagacaggtaattatgttccctaccaaccgtccatacatcacaagataggcacttttaaggaaaaaaaagtttttctaacaaaaactttttcatgtccaaattattattttttcagtgtctttttttaaaaacaaactaaaccagtgaaggttatctagtaatctcaaaatgcaatgaaatgcacccatattcacgcagcagcactctagaagtacgaaacaatatacaattagaacacgcatttcatacgtgctgctgtaatttctacccaaacgtttctaccccatgttcttacctaatattaggtaaggctatttattagattcgaactacctaatcgaaaaaaaaaacaaatcaagagttgtacctaaagcaaatatgaacaaaacaagaaaattaatcggtatcattcaacgtgttacttctctttggttattaaaggcagttctgaaaagtaatggatcaatcgtataaatcaaaattcaacaaattcaagtgcagtgcaaaaataaacaatccaaagtgcaaccgtcataatctacggggcatgtcattaagattgatagataaaattcattccatgggatatacacatgaaatcgacgaatcgatgagtatttgtgagtcatgtcgtggattgataagtcacaacagaagcccgaatacgaaaaaacgccgatcggatggaaacgacgaaactatgcaaccatcatttagtgggtagcaacatcatgatgttccagaaccagaaccgtcaacgagtggtcaacaaatcgaacatgagctgggtaagtaagccttcaacgtgttagcttcttttatataactcattttgcagctcgttgcaaaactacattattcagtattcttcgtatttatccaacccggcaagcctcgttggataaatgtactacttgtgcgaaaaaaaatcatttttgcaactcgttgcataaataactatcattaactttccactgcattcattattatattgttaaccttaacttttatcttacagatatggtaccatctattccatcattggagtcaattccgtcaacagatcaactacagggtccccataatattgagaagtttaataccattgctgaaacattgagtttatcgccaatctcatctagaaacatgagaagtatggaatatcgcataaacaaatcattgcagattacgaaagcagttcgaaaaaatatcttcggaatagattcaacggatgttggcaaagtgaaGGCGTATGACGaaataattatgcagttaaaggataagttctatcaccctacaactgacagaagcgaacagattaaaatactatctgtacttcctaagtcttggtcggtaaataaaatcacaagagagtttaacgtaccaatgtatatggcgtggcaggtgaaggatcttgtttatgaacagggtattctttgtaccaccgaaaaaagaagggggcatggtattgatgacgatacaaaacaaatagtaagagaattttttgatgataatgatatcagcaggccaatgccaggaacaaatgattttgtttctgaggttcgaaatggaaaaaaacaacaagttcaaaaacgacttttgatgatgtcgctcaaagaggcttatatgatttttgtagatatgtacaaaactgtgaatattggtttcacagtatttacacagttgcgaccaaagcattgtattttacttgattctactggtatacataatgtatgcatatgtactattcatgaaaatgtaaatttaatgttcaacagtataagaattgtgtcacaagatgcaataatacaaaaaatgctttgcgatatttccaccagaacagataattgctttttccgtgcttgtgaaaagtgtgcttgtaatgaacacattgaagaggaacttacattgatattagaatcaaatgacaaagaagagattatatttcagcagtggttgaatactgatcgctgtaatttagaaacgattattaaacctgttgatgaatttgttccgtatcttgttgataaaattgacaaacttataacacacgactttattcataaacaacaatcatcttttctcagaaataaaaaagatacattaaaggatgatgaaattcttgcgatttgtgatttctctgaaaactattcattcataattcaaaacgctgctcaaggatatcattggaacaactcgcaagcaacaatacacccatttgaaatttactatatgaaagataataaacttgtaaatgttagcttcattatcatatcggaagtaatggctcacgatacagttgcggtccagttgttcatctcaaaaatgatagattttatgaaacaattaacgaacttttctaaaatttattttatgtctgatggggcagcatcacaatacaaaaataagaagaactttgctagtctatgtagattccagtcaaagcatgcattaagagcagaatggcatttttttgcaacgtcccacggtaaaggtccatgtgatgctattggtggcactctcaagcgaatggcaaagagagcaagtcttgctcgagattatggaaataccataacaactccacgagagttatataactgggcagttgtacagacagataaaaatataactaaattaaatttctgttacgtatccactgaacagtacattaaaatgtcagaagatctcgaagaaatatataataacgccaaaacaataccaggcactcagaaattccatagttttttgcctattcctggcgacaaagtaaaggcaaacaggtattctaattcagaagatgaaccaaaaatatttagtatgatcggaaaaaattgaaaagaacatgtttgaaattggctctaagacacatatatatatatttgaaaaattcataattataaataattgtatatttaaaagtgcacttcaatacatattgcgatcaaacattacatttcctaagaaaatacatttgtaatattttgaagttttttatgtataggaaaacccttccaaatgattgaataaataacacaaaatctcctagaaaattgagtttcattggattctgggattgttatggccttcactggttttattgttgataacaaaataaactgaaaaaaaaaatcattcgaacaagaaaaagtttttgttagaaaaacttgttttccttaaaagtgcctatcttgtgatgtatggacggttggtagggaacataattacctgtcttgagacaaaatttcatcaaaataaaaaatggtgttttttttttaaatcaactttgaatttttagaaatgatttttttcagtgtagggctcattttggatttttttcagtatttttttcttaaaatttgacttattttgtgataatcacccatacaacacttttttgtaggagtagtcattttttgattaaaaacatttttaaaaaatccataaaaaaagtttagcccttttcaaaagtcagtcgagaaaaaaaatagaaaaatgagtatgcaaagtggcttatctgggcaaggtctacacaccaagaaagtttcgttgtaatctgagagggtgctgccaacatttgttcgagttggcgcgaaatccgtctcggacgtcttgaaggcgatgcgaagcgacgccaagctcgtggatctgggagccgtcGCGCTTGAGGttgaggatcatttcacccgtgcgagtattagacgtactcgtacgggaaAAATGATCCTCAACCGCaacaaggagcgcaagggcgccgcctacaaaagtatgGCGGAAGAGATCCTTGGCGAAGAGGTGGAAGTATTTAAAAGCTCTTACAGCGGAGGAGACTCTGAAAGTGAAAAacttagacgagatcaccgaagcgaaagagatcgtcacggcactgcggcagcagtgcgaggtgcaggtgactACTACAACCATGCGGctgggacacaggtagctttggttcagctacctgtggcggacgtaaaaaagtccgttaaagtagggaggattaaggtaggctggtgcgtatgtcatctgacgttacacgagccaccggagatttgtttcaggtgtctgggagcaggacacaagtcatgggactgcaaagaccctgacaggagcaaactgtgtaggagatgcggcgccgaaggccataaggcacaaggctgcacgagtatacccatttgtctgatttttACCGGGAAAACCGTGAACAACAGCCATCCAACggatggtccaaggtgcccggccttcaagaaagccgcagtgaacaaatcacagtacaggtaacgcagccgaacctgaaccactgtgacacaGCTCAACAACTGCTttatcaggcggtttctgagtgggggacgtgGAGTGGGGAGTGGACGACgagtaccccgtccaggagttggtgtctacttgaAACACTGGCCATGCTACATGTCGACCTGTCTAATATTGaaaccaagagtacctttagtcggaacggtgtagAGTCgcttattgacgttactttttgtagtcctggcctaaaaagtagtttgaactggagagtaaacgatagctacactcacagcgatcacctggcggttcgctacagtgtcgactacaacaacagcagacagtgggtagaggaagaggccgGCTAGGCCAAgtccaagccctcgcaggtggaacaTATTTCGACGAAGGGTTATTTAGGAGGGCGCTCcatcgtgagcgaaacctacttacTTGATTTAAGCGGTGATGTCGCATGCGTGTGATgagaccatgcctaggcaagtcccACCCTAGATATGGGAGACCATCGGCTTTCTGGTGGGATGTAATCAAGCGATTGCGGATCTGCGCCGCGCCTATCTACGGGCTAGgcgacggatgcagcgagcacgaacagACGAGAAGCGAAATGGCGTTCGTAGCTGCCAAAGTCGCGCAGAGACTGAGATAAGAGTAAGCAGGCCTGCTTTGAGAGTCTCTGGCAGAGTACCAATGGGGGAGAGGATGCCTAAGATCGTGATggtcaagacaagaggtgtaatggctcacaGAGCAGTCTCCTCCAGATATGTTGGAGGAGATAATCGAGGGGATTTTTCAGCATCATGATCCTAGTTCTTACCCTCTTTTCGTAGGACTTTTCTTGAACCCCCTTCCCCCTCCTATATGTCCACATGTCGTATGGATGGCCTTGCAGTAGAAAGTTttttcttcagactctagtttaatttaaaaatacttcactaatacttcacttttgcaaaagaaaataaaaaatgaataactcttttaaagaaaaactagaaaggacgagcaaattccttttaattatactactgtgcttatcttcggacagataggcctatttcgtctgtgacttacagacttcttcagtgtcaagtgctcgacagtcgagcacttgacactgaagaagtctgtaagtcacagacgaaataggcctatctgtccgaagataagcacagtagtagaattaaaaggaatttgctcgtcctttctagtttttctttaaaagagttattcattttttattttcttttgcaaaagtgaagtattagtgaagtatttttaaattaaactagagtctgaagtaacaagttctactaaaagctctaaagtaatagtaaagagtAGAAAGTTGTTAAAAGCTGATTTTCTGACACCAGAAAGTCTGTACCAACGACATAAACGCACTTTCGATAATCAATAGGGACTAGGGTCTggtaccatttggacaggtgtagctattttgggcacttgccgctataactaagtcaatttcaaacggattgatttgaatttttgtatagagttaggcatgtACAGTATTTTACTCTattcaaaaactcaaatcaatcgattagttttttttaaatgaaacatCATTTTTAAGGTTGTCCCAAATTTTACTCTGACTAGCGGTACCAGAAATGTCGTAATGAATGACTTAAATGTTCGTTTAGGTTTCACCCTATTTCCGATCTAATAGCACTGTCTAGCTTCGACCAACTGGCCGACCGAAGCGATATAAGCCACATCATCAGCAAATCCAGCGCATAAATATATCAGCTTTTATCTAAATGCTTTCTGTGTCATTAACACGCTTTATCAGCTAGTGTGCCAAGAGCGCCACCGTGAACGATGCACGCGTTGCTGCTTGAGCCGAACCACCACCACCTCACAATAACAAGCTTCACTACCCGAGTAGGAACGAAtaaaataactgacacataactgcagcataccaaagtcagataTCAAGGCCCGTAATgggacaaatttcccaaatggagtcgACCTACTTATTTTGGTATTATGTAGGTATTGAACTACTGACAAAACATATCTGAGCCGCTCTTCGCATAGCAGTCCCATGTTATTTCTTATGTGATTCATATTGTTATCACTCATGGAACtaattttaataaatttgatatttttccagtGTCATTTCACAACCTTACATGTATACCATAAGAAAGGTATGCATTATTTGATTACAGACTATCGAAAATATTTAGAGTTAGAAACGGTAGGCACTTTGAAAAATAACATGGGACTGGCATGCGAAAAAGGGTAGTGGAATTatagaaaaatcactatttgtatagaaaaatcaccgattattatctaggaggtattgcaatacctgatgtcatacTTCACGTATTCAAAGGAAACATATCAGTTATGATATTAAGTATTTAACCTCTTATGCAGGTCTTCTTAAAGCCTTATTCAGGTTGTAGATATTGGTTTTTTTCATACCTAAGTTTGCTATTCTAcatatattttcttctgctcgggtagggcGCGCAGAGCGCGGCAATGCAGTGGGAGAAGACCACTCGTGACTTATGAACCGAAGCCACCAGACGGAACGCGAAAAGGCATTAAAAAACATAACAAACCATCAGGTCGTATAACCTACCACCGAGACCGCGTATTAGTAGAAATACAGAGGTGTGTGGTGATGGTTCAGTAGGTGGTAGACCTTCTTTGCCCTCGCAATCAGCTGTTGCGCGCGTTTAGACTTTAGATAGTCATCAGTCGTCTTCCAGTTTGGGCGGTGTGTGATAGGTAGCAGTTGCGTTGCGTGTGTAACCTATGGAACCGACCTTTCCCGGGCGGAGAAGTGCAGCTtgttagtgagtgagtgagtcaTGTCGATTCGAAATATTTGGGAAGAATGTTTCCATGCATTGAAAAGAAGCAGCAATTGGCTAAAATAATAAGTTATCTACAGCGATAAAGTAATAAACCTATTCAAATTTAAATGTTTCTACACGTCGTACAATCCGCAGTTACTACCATAGCAGACGAAATTGCACAAACAGGAATAAGGATTGCATTTCTACCGTGGAtatagtcctgagcacccatggagGTGCAGAGGATCGAATTGTaagatcttcatcctgggcgattgcccgccatcgccttgagaTGTGGCCTAGCCAGGTCACATTTCTGTCAACTTCCTTAATTTCTTTGTagaggctgcaccgccatgagcctctgggcctgcCTTTGCTACGATATCCTGCAGAGTTCCAATCTAACATTCTCTACTCAAGCTGGAAAGGTTGACCGTgtatacatccaacgatttggtcttgttgacattgatggtaagacctgtcgccgaggagcgatcggctagATCATCGagtttactctgcatatcagagcgccgatgAGCtatgagagcaacgtcatcagccagtgcGAAAATAAGGTGCTCCGTTGTAATGGGCtggtttggttcacgatcaatcgcacctaccaggatctcgtcgattacgatgaggaacagtagcggtgatagtataggtaccagggtgcaaaatgttcataatcattgactgaaaacagcacgaatttgaatgattctgaactgaatattcaaaacaaacaaattcatttacgCTCTCCcttttcacacagtcagtcaattcgtagtcattgaatatgtaaccgatcgagaaacatcttcataattacctacgtttatggctacgattttttccaaaaacactccacaacaatcaaatgggaaaagatctgtgtaaagcaccgttgaatgtaatcgaaacgttaatattttatcatcaATTTAAcattttgtaagatgtttacaaatattcattgactttcttttagttgacaaacgagtatcgacatcgagcagctgaatatgaatatgcaggcgagtgaatgaaaattgccgcacggtgaacttcagctcgtctgctcgaaaattttgcgccctgataggtacatccttgcctcactccagtaacgacccggatgggctcggacaccgttgtgcagtactctgcacgaaaatgccctgtactgtgcttcaatgaggccgatgattttttcagggacacccttgcgcctgagggcttcccacatgttttcgtgattgagacggtcgaaagctttttcctaatcaatgaacaccaggtagagagactcttggaattcattgatttgctccaggatgatacggagcgtgacaatatggtccacacaagatCGTCCGTCACGGAATCCTGTAAGCTGCCGTTTGAAAGTTGCGTCAATTTTTTCCTATATCTGGATATTAATCACTTTGCAGAgagctttgagaacgatacacagtaacatgatgtcccgccaattatcgcatacagtcagatcaccctttttgtgtacctttactaagacgccttgcatccagctgatatgcgatcgaccctcagggctctgttcgatttcatgctacggatggctgtctctatctcctgcaatgatggaccttcggtgttgacacgggtaatgcgtcgaagccttggcgtgaccgacacttcataaaggtttccaaagtgctcgaagcaGCGTTTCAGTTCGTAAGCCGAGTCGGTCAATAGCTGTTCAGACGCGGCTTTCATGGGCTGGACATCGTAGTTAGTATTCATCTTAGTCCTACAAAGGCGGCGAGAGACATCGCACTTGAGCTAGTATTTGATACTTTCTCGTCTTCATCGGCTAAGGACACCGCCCACGCTttcttgtcccgtctacatgagcgtttgaGTTCTCTCTCGAGCATCGAATAGCGCGGACGGgctacggttttggctcctcgtgttttcgctcgctctatcacggctttggcgttccttcgctcctctatcttcctccaggtatcatttgTGATGCACTGTTTACTCCGAGTAAGTAGCTCCCCCAAATTTCTGTAGCCGATGGCGATGAAGGCGTACTTGATGGCTTCATTGATCTTctgcgcttccaccttctggaatacccGCTGCACAGTTCTTCAGCTCGTCAATGGAGCACCTTTTAACCGTATTACGGAacgatcttcttttggtaaaAATGCAATATCTTGTTTGTTccaaaacattttaccctggattctattttatagtcaaggggaatagttgtgcgaaGAAATACATGGTACCTTCCCCTTTGCGccctcccccttttgctggtagccgaaaatacgtggctttttttgtattttttataaattctacatgtttttgctcatatttcatcgttttgctaatcatcaatagtaagTTTCGATCCCAgatctattctaaggcctccaaaacattccgaagtttgtgtcacaaacccAACAATCCAAACCACATAATATtaacgatgaatgatcacaggacatagtctacggtactcagaaagcctcaaagcacccctagaaaattcatgtaaATGAATTGTTTGTTCTAGATAATCCAAACTACCCTGGAACTCATTTTctaaagatctacaacatctaccatcatttgtgttcatcctgttcaagaaatttagtctcgttgatgtcc contains:
- the LOC134290080 gene encoding uncharacterized protein LOC134290080 is translated as MVPSIPSLESIPSTDQLQGPHNIEKFNTIAETLSLSPISSRNMRSMEYRINKSLQITKAVRKNIFGIDSTDVGKVKAYDEIIMQLKDKFYHPTTDRSEQIKILSVLPKSWSVNKITREFNVPMYMAWQVKDLVYEQGILCTTEKRRGHGIDDDTKQIVREFFDDNDISRPMPGTNDFVSEVRNGKKQQVQKRLLMMSLKEAYMIFVDMYKTVNIGFTVFTQLRPKHCILLDSTGIHNVCICTIHENVNLMFNSIRIVSQDAIIQKMLCDISTRTDNCFFRACEKCACNEHIEEELTLILESNDKEEIIFQQWLNTDRCNLETIIKPVDEFVPYLVDKIDKLITHDFIHKQQSSFLRNKKDTLKDDEILAICDFSENYSFIIQNAAQGYHWNNSQATIHPFEIYYMKDNKLVNVSFIIISEVMAHDTVAVQLFISKMIDFMKQLTNFSKIYFMSDGAASQYKNKKNFASLCRFQSKHALRAEWHFFATSHGKGPCDAIGGTLKRMAKRASLARDYGNTITTPRELYNWAVVQTDKNITKLNFCYVSTEQYIKMSEDLEEIYNNAKTIPGTQKFHSFLPIPGDKVKANRYSNSEDEPKIFSMIGKN